The following proteins come from a genomic window of Ornithinimicrobium cryptoxanthini:
- a CDS encoding sensor histidine kinase has product MRTWFSRVLGNMRLRILATTAVLLACFFALSLLQQRGTLLERLDDDISTQLAGETEELLLLSDGRHPQSGLPLFEDVASLFEFYFRGEVPDEGQTLMGFVDGRLVHEELHVDAVSATELPEMTAFWLSQEVPVHGGRVTPHGEARYAVHPISVGGQEGHFVVASFPRAEQAAIDAAIGRDALFQLSIIALASALGYGLAGRVLRPLRSLAEMARTISETDLTRRIPVRGQDEASQIAGAFNDMLGRIERAFSAQREFLDDVSHELRAPLTVIRGHLELLDLEDDPLERAATTVLLTDEIDRMNRMVEDLLTLARAQHPDFLKVGDVDVAVWTEEVFRKASVLCAREWELVPGAEVVIQADAQRLTQAVMQFAVNACQHSGADARVRLGSVVDGQDLVMWLEDDGRGVAADDAERVFERFQRGATERRSSGLGLSIVAVIARSHGGTARVVPAHPRGARFEIVLPLTAPDGSTVPVEEARPESRVPAA; this is encoded by the coding sequence GTGCGCACCTGGTTCAGCCGTGTGCTGGGCAACATGCGCCTGCGGATCCTGGCGACCACGGCGGTGCTGCTCGCGTGTTTCTTCGCCCTCTCACTGCTGCAGCAGCGCGGAACTCTCCTGGAGCGACTGGACGACGACATCAGCACCCAGCTGGCCGGCGAGACCGAGGAGCTGCTGCTGCTCTCCGACGGCCGCCATCCCCAGAGCGGACTTCCGCTGTTCGAGGACGTGGCATCCCTGTTCGAGTTCTACTTCCGGGGCGAGGTCCCCGATGAGGGGCAGACGCTGATGGGCTTCGTCGACGGCCGGCTCGTTCATGAGGAGTTGCACGTTGATGCCGTCTCAGCGACCGAGCTGCCCGAGATGACAGCCTTCTGGCTGAGCCAGGAAGTCCCCGTGCACGGGGGCCGGGTGACCCCGCACGGCGAGGCCCGCTACGCGGTGCACCCGATCTCCGTCGGTGGGCAGGAAGGACACTTCGTCGTCGCGAGCTTCCCGCGTGCCGAGCAGGCTGCCATCGACGCCGCGATCGGCAGGGACGCCTTGTTCCAGCTGTCGATCATCGCCCTCGCCTCGGCTCTCGGCTACGGGCTGGCCGGCCGGGTGCTGCGCCCCCTGCGCTCGTTGGCGGAGATGGCCCGGACGATCTCGGAGACCGACCTGACGCGCAGAATCCCGGTGCGCGGCCAGGACGAGGCGTCTCAGATCGCGGGGGCCTTCAACGACATGCTCGGCCGGATCGAGCGGGCCTTCAGCGCCCAGCGCGAGTTCCTCGACGACGTCAGCCACGAGCTCCGGGCGCCGCTCACGGTGATCCGTGGCCACCTCGAGCTGCTCGACCTTGAGGACGACCCGCTCGAGCGCGCGGCGACGACAGTGCTGCTCACCGACGAGATCGACCGCATGAACCGGATGGTGGAGGACCTGCTGACCCTGGCCCGCGCCCAGCATCCGGACTTCCTGAAGGTGGGCGACGTCGACGTCGCGGTGTGGACCGAGGAGGTCTTCCGCAAGGCGTCCGTGCTCTGTGCCCGCGAGTGGGAGCTGGTCCCGGGCGCCGAGGTGGTCATCCAGGCCGACGCCCAGCGCCTCACGCAGGCCGTGATGCAGTTCGCGGTCAACGCCTGCCAGCACTCCGGCGCCGACGCCCGGGTGCGGCTGGGGTCTGTGGTTGACGGCCAGGATCTGGTGATGTGGCTCGAGGACGACGGCAGGGGAGTGGCTGCCGATGACGCCGAGCGCGTCTTCGAACGGTTCCAGCGTGGCGCCACCGAGCGGCGCAGCAGCGGGCTCGGTCTGTCGATCGTCGCGGTCATCGCCCGGTCCCACGGGGGCACGGCCAGGGTGGTTCCGGCCCACCCCCGGGGGGCTCGGTTCGAGATCGTCCTGCCGTTGACGGCCCCGGACGGATCAACGGTGCCGGTCGAGGAGGCCAGGCCCGAGTCGCGGGTCCCCGCCGCCTGA
- a CDS encoding response regulator transcription factor, with the protein MIAVAPEARDVLVVEDDALIVAFIRTALTKAGHRVRSATTGTAALDRVRREHVDVVLLDLSLPDIDGLEVLRTLRAERHDVPVVVLTARSDPADRAVAEALGVRDYLVKPIALADLCRVVVDSSSRTCGDALPRAGADNPSAPADGRGRSGGGDPRLGPGLLDRHR; encoded by the coding sequence ATGATTGCCGTAGCCCCGGAGGCCCGTGACGTCCTTGTGGTCGAGGACGACGCGCTGATCGTGGCCTTCATCCGCACCGCGCTCACCAAGGCGGGGCACCGGGTCCGGAGCGCAACCACGGGCACAGCTGCCCTCGACCGGGTGCGCCGTGAGCACGTCGACGTGGTCCTGCTGGATCTCAGCCTGCCGGACATTGACGGTCTGGAGGTCCTCCGGACCCTGCGTGCCGAGCGTCACGACGTGCCGGTCGTCGTCCTGACCGCGCGCAGCGATCCTGCCGACCGGGCGGTCGCCGAAGCTCTGGGAGTCCGCGACTACCTGGTCAAGCCGATCGCGCTGGCCGATCTCTGCAGAGTCGTCGTCGACAGCTCGTCCCGGACCTGCGGGGACGCACTTCCACGTGCCGGCGCTGACAATCCGTCCGCCCCCGCGGACGGGAGAGGTCGATCAGGCGGCGGGGACCCGCGACTCGGGCCTGGCCTCCTCGACCGGCACCGTTGA